A region of Candidatus Roizmanbacteria bacterium DNA encodes the following proteins:
- the secY gene encoding preprotein translocase subunit SecY → MKDIAQKFQSLIKDPALRRKTGITFLIILIFRIFAYLPVPAIDLSRLQALFEQSQFLSLLDIFSGGTLVNFSVMALGLSPYINASIIMQLVTMVVPQLEALSKEGEYGRFKINQYTRFLTVPLTLVQAVGIYVLLRNQQIIDVLSPIEFFSFVLTLLAGTFILVWLGELLTEFGLGNGISILIFAGIVGRIPVLIGRTITTFNSEIALNIIIFLALTLVVIAAVVFINEAVRKIPVYYARRIKGNKMYQGATNFLPLKLNQAGVIPIIFAVSFVLFPQIIGNFVRYVPNQTLANIGTALATSFTPDGVLYNSVYFILVVAFTFFYTIIVFNPEKIAEEIQKHGGFIPGIRPGSATKHYLQSVVYKITTFGAVFLGLIAILPAIMSSVTGLQNLIIGGTGILIVVSVVLETFKKIESQLVMKNYDRFTL, encoded by the coding sequence ATGAAAGATATAGCTCAAAAATTTCAATCACTCATAAAAGATCCTGCTTTGAGACGAAAGACAGGAATCACATTTCTCATCATTCTTATTTTCCGAATATTTGCGTACCTTCCGGTACCTGCGATTGACCTTTCAAGACTGCAGGCACTCTTTGAGCAAAGTCAGTTTCTTTCACTCCTTGATATTTTTTCAGGAGGCACCTTAGTCAATTTCTCAGTTATGGCTTTAGGACTTTCTCCATACATTAATGCCTCCATTATTATGCAGCTTGTTACCATGGTCGTGCCGCAACTTGAAGCTTTATCAAAAGAGGGAGAGTACGGGCGATTCAAGATAAATCAATACACGAGATTTCTGACTGTTCCGCTTACTCTTGTTCAGGCAGTCGGTATTTATGTGCTTCTGAGAAATCAGCAGATTATTGATGTGTTGTCGCCGATCGAGTTTTTCTCTTTCGTACTGACGCTTCTTGCCGGTACTTTTATTTTGGTCTGGCTTGGTGAACTTCTCACGGAATTCGGACTCGGAAACGGAATCTCAATTCTTATTTTTGCCGGTATCGTCGGACGTATTCCTGTACTTATCGGAAGGACAATCACCACATTCAATTCAGAAATTGCACTCAATATCATAATCTTTTTGGCGCTGACGCTTGTGGTTATTGCGGCTGTTGTATTTATCAACGAAGCGGTCCGCAAGATCCCCGTATATTATGCAAGGCGTATTAAGGGAAATAAAATGTATCAGGGAGCGACAAACTTTTTGCCCCTGAAGCTGAATCAGGCAGGGGTTATTCCGATCATCTTTGCGGTATCCTTTGTTCTCTTCCCGCAGATTATCGGTAATTTCGTGCGCTATGTCCCGAACCAGACACTGGCAAATATCGGGACGGCATTAGCAACTTCATTCACTCCAGACGGCGTTTTGTATAACTCAGTGTATTTCATACTTGTCGTTGCCTTTACATTCTTCTACACTATCATCGTCTTCAATCCGGAAAAAATAGCTGAAGAAATCCAGAAGCACGGAGGATTTATCCCCGGTATTCGCCCAGGATCGGCGACCAAACACTATCTGCAGAGTGTTGTATATAAAATTACGACATTCGGTGCGGTATTCTTAGGACTTATCGCAATCCTTCCGGCTATTATGTCTTCCGTGACAGGACTTCAGAATTTGATTATCGGAGGAACGGGAATCCTTATCGTAGTGTCTGTTGTTCTTGAAACGTTCAAGAAGATCGAATCTCAGCTGGTGATGAAAAACTATGACAGATTCACGTTGTAG
- the rplO gene encoding 50S ribosomal protein L15 has protein sequence MKNLTELPKITEKGKKRLGRGLGSKAGAKSGRGTTRHQTARTKMPLHFEGGQNRMVKRFPLLRGKGRNKPVGMKPVLLTLTHLNIFEKGATVDMNALVEKGIIESADTQRGVKVVANGSIENAITVSLPVSQSAREQIEKAGGKVQ, from the coding sequence ATGAAAAATCTAACAGAATTACCGAAAATTACAGAAAAAGGGAAAAAACGACTCGGACGCGGATTGGGTTCGAAAGCCGGTGCTAAATCAGGCCGCGGTACCACACGTCATCAGACCGCCCGCACCAAAATGCCTCTTCACTTTGAAGGAGGTCAAAACCGCATGGTGAAACGTTTCCCTCTTCTTCGAGGAAAAGGCCGAAACAAGCCGGTAGGAATGAAACCGGTATTACTTACACTTACACACTTGAATATCTTTGAAAAAGGAGCTACAGTAGATATGAATGCACTTGTTGAAAAGGGCATCATCGAGTCAGCTGATACACAGCGCGGAGTGAAAGTGGTTGCTAATGGGTCAATTGAAAATGCTATAACTGTCTCATTACCAGTTTCGCAGTCTGCTCGTGAACAAATTGAAAAGGCTGGCGGAAAGGTTCAATGA
- a CDS encoding 30S ribosomal protein S5, which produces MAKGKLKQNDENKMDERVLNIRRVSKKTTGGNYISFSALVAVGDGEGSVGIGIGRGLEVPPAIQKAITQAKKRMVKLPIYNDTLPHEIKLKYKSSRLLLKPAPPGTGLKVGGVVRAVLDIAGVNNASGKIIGTRNQITNAYAVIEAIKRLKPRITEEKKEETAVESEPKAVVQETVLEEAVTEAKPKKAEKKETKVKATSAKATAGKAKKTAPKKKPVKSDK; this is translated from the coding sequence ATGGCAAAAGGTAAATTAAAACAAAACGACGAAAATAAGATGGATGAACGGGTCCTAAATATCCGCCGTGTTTCCAAAAAAACCACAGGCGGAAACTACATTTCATTTTCAGCACTGGTCGCAGTCGGTGACGGTGAAGGAAGTGTAGGTATCGGAATCGGACGGGGTCTTGAGGTACCTCCTGCCATTCAGAAGGCTATCACCCAGGCAAAAAAACGCATGGTGAAACTGCCGATTTATAATGATACCCTTCCGCATGAAATTAAGTTAAAATATAAATCTTCACGACTTCTTTTGAAGCCGGCACCTCCCGGTACCGGACTGAAAGTCGGAGGAGTAGTCCGTGCCGTTCTTGATATTGCAGGTGTAAACAATGCGTCAGGAAAAATTATCGGAACACGAAATCAGATCACCAATGCCTATGCAGTCATCGAAGCAATCAAACGGTTGAAGCCGCGTATCACGGAAGAAAAGAAAGAAGAAACAGCTGTCGAATCGGAACCTAAAGCTGTCGTACAAGAAACAGTGTTGGAAGAAGCAGTGACTGAAGCAAAACCGAAAAAAGCCGAAAAAAAAGAGACAAAAGTAAAAGCCACGTCTGCAAAAGCGACGGCGGGCAAAGCAAAAAAAACAGCACCGAAAAAGAAACCGGTCAAAAGTGATAAATAA
- a CDS encoding 50S ribosomal protein L18, with protein MANKNLQRKLRRKRRVSSNIVGTKERPRVSVNRSNVHIYAQVIDDEAAKTLVAYDASKLEGRDKKTKTQEAKEVGVELAKLMKAKKITQVVFDRGSFAYKGRVKALAEGLREGGITV; from the coding sequence ATGGCAAATAAAAATTTACAAAGAAAACTCAGAAGAAAACGACGAGTCAGTTCAAATATTGTCGGAACTAAAGAGCGGCCGCGCGTCAGTGTGAACCGTTCCAATGTGCACATTTATGCTCAGGTCATTGATGATGAAGCCGCAAAGACCCTTGTTGCTTATGATGCATCAAAGCTTGAAGGACGTGACAAGAAAACCAAAACACAGGAAGCAAAAGAAGTAGGTGTTGAATTGGCAAAACTCATGAAAGCTAAGAAAATTACACAAGTTGTATTTGACCGCGGAAGTTTCGCCTATAAAGGTCGCGTGAAGGCTCTGGCAGAGGGATTACGAGAAGGCGGAATTACCGTTTAA
- the rplF gene encoding 50S ribosomal protein L6 — protein sequence MSKIGQSPIQIPSSVQVDIQGQVVQVKGSKGNLSFELPHFLSIRNEENTLYIERKSEAKRQKASHGLYRSIIANAVKGVDQGWSKRLEIVGTGFNGKMQGRDLNLKLGLSHPVIFKAPEGIQLSMEGNNIIIISGIDKQLVGEVAHQIKSVKKPDAYKGKGIRYEGEHVRVKPGKKAKAA from the coding sequence ATGTCTAAAATAGGCCAAAGTCCAATTCAGATACCGAGTTCTGTACAAGTTGATATTCAAGGTCAGGTTGTTCAGGTAAAAGGATCAAAAGGAAATTTATCTTTTGAACTCCCTCATTTTTTGAGTATCCGAAACGAAGAAAACACACTGTATATTGAAAGAAAATCAGAAGCAAAAAGACAGAAAGCTTCTCACGGTCTTTATCGCAGTATCATTGCAAATGCAGTGAAAGGCGTAGATCAGGGATGGTCAAAGAGACTTGAGATAGTCGGAACCGGTTTTAACGGTAAAATGCAGGGACGGGATCTGAATCTGAAACTCGGACTTTCGCATCCTGTAATTTTTAAGGCGCCGGAAGGAATCCAGCTTTCGATGGAGGGAAACAATATTATTATTATCTCCGGAATCGATAAACAGCTTGTCGGAGAAGTAGCCCATCAGATCAAATCAGTAAAGAAACCTGACGCATACAAAGGAAAAGGTATTCGTTATGAAGGCGAACACGTCCGTGTCAAACCGGGAAAGAAGGCAAAGGCAGCATAA
- the rpsH gene encoding 30S ribosomal protein S8, with protein sequence MSVIDLIIRIKNGYMAKREQIVSPYSKYRESVVRKLKELGYVADYRIEGEIIKTIIIDLRYDEGVPALTDVRVFSTPGRRMYKPYRDVKSVKGGMGHAIISSSKGIVTDREAKKAQVGGELLFYIW encoded by the coding sequence ATGTCAGTTATCGATCTCATCATACGAATAAAAAATGGATACATGGCAAAGAGGGAACAGATTGTTTCTCCTTATTCCAAGTATCGTGAATCAGTGGTACGCAAGCTGAAAGAGCTGGGCTATGTCGCTGACTATCGTATTGAGGGAGAGATAATCAAGACGATCATCATTGACTTACGTTATGATGAAGGCGTCCCGGCACTCACTGATGTGCGTGTATTCTCAACTCCGGGAAGAAGAATGTATAAGCCATACCGTGATGTGAAATCAGTAAAAGGCGGCATGGGCCATGCGATCATTTCCTCTTCAAAGGGAATAGTCACTGACCGTGAAGCAAAGAAAGCACAAGTAGGCGGAGAGTTATTATTTTACATTTGGTAA
- the rpsS gene encoding 30S ribosomal protein S19, translating to MTRSAKKGPYIDEKLHQKVLKQKESGERRPIQTWARSCQIHPDFVGHRIAVHNGKKFIEVFVSEGMVGHRLGEFSPTRTFRGHGKVTKRTADKT from the coding sequence ATGACTCGTTCAGCAAAAAAAGGACCATATATTGATGAAAAATTGCATCAAAAAGTTCTAAAACAAAAAGAATCCGGTGAGAGAAGACCGATCCAGACATGGGCACGTTCCTGTCAGATCCATCCTGACTTTGTCGGACACAGAATAGCTGTTCATAACGGGAAAAAATTTATTGAAGTCTTTGTTTCAGAAGGAATGGTCGGACACAGACTGGGAGAATTTTCACCGACCCGCACCTTTAGAGGTCACGGAAAGGTTACCAAGAGAACGGCAGATAAGACCTAA
- a CDS encoding type Z 30S ribosomal protein S14: MAKTSDEVKFQRKQKYAVRHVNRCPVCGRSRSYIRRFGLCRLCFREKALKGEIPGVKKVSW; encoded by the coding sequence ATGGCAAAAACATCAGATGAAGTAAAATTTCAGCGAAAGCAGAAATACGCAGTAAGACATGTGAATCGTTGTCCGGTATGCGGAAGATCACGAAGTTATATCCGAAGATTCGGACTGTGTCGTCTTTGCTTTAGAGAAAAAGCATTAAAAGGAGAAATTCCCGGAGTTAAAAAAGTTTCTTGGTAA
- the rplE gene encoding 50S ribosomal protein L5, whose protein sequence is MAGLKERYNKEIKPALKKEYKIENDFAVPTVLKTVVNVGAGEAVVNKKVIEKIQEQIEQITGQKTVVTKARKSISAYKIRKGLAIGVKVTLRGKKMYSFLEKLTAIVLPRLRDFRGIPESAVDQHGNLNLGFTEQTIFPEIEYDKVDKLRGLEVTVVTSTKNREQGKKLFELMGIPFSK, encoded by the coding sequence ATGGCAGGACTGAAAGAAAGATATAATAAAGAAATAAAACCGGCACTCAAAAAAGAGTACAAAATCGAAAACGATTTTGCAGTCCCTACAGTGCTCAAAACCGTCGTCAATGTCGGTGCAGGAGAAGCTGTGGTGAATAAGAAAGTTATTGAAAAAATTCAGGAACAGATTGAACAAATCACCGGACAGAAAACAGTTGTTACTAAAGCAAGAAAGTCCATTTCTGCTTACAAAATCCGAAAGGGATTGGCTATCGGAGTCAAAGTGACTTTGAGAGGTAAGAAGATGTATTCTTTCCTTGAGAAGCTGACGGCAATCGTACTTCCGCGTCTTCGTGATTTCCGAGGTATTCCTGAATCAGCTGTTGATCAGCACGGAAATTTGAATCTCGGATTTACAGAGCAGACGATTTTCCCTGAAATTGAGTACGATAAAGTTGACAAATTGCGCGGTCTTGAAGTGACAGTCGTCACCAGTACCAAAAATCGTGAACAAGGCAAAAAATTATTTGAGTTAATGGGGATACCCTTTAGTAAATAA
- the rplX gene encoding 50S ribosomal protein L24, producing the protein MKIRKGDTVLVIAGKDKGRTGKVDRVYPKQNKVVVESINMYKKAVPKTEQTPQGGVMDVPRPIQASNLMVVDPKTKKPSRVKYEIKDGKKERVFKSTSRKKI; encoded by the coding sequence ATGAAAATAAGAAAAGGTGATACAGTTTTGGTGATCGCAGGAAAAGACAAAGGTCGTACGGGAAAAGTCGACCGCGTTTATCCGAAGCAAAACAAAGTCGTCGTCGAAAGCATCAATATGTACAAAAAAGCGGTGCCGAAGACGGAACAGACACCTCAAGGAGGTGTGATGGATGTCCCGAGACCGATCCAGGCATCAAACCTTATGGTTGTCGATCCGAAAACCAAGAAACCGTCACGTGTGAAATATGAAATTAAAGACGGGAAAAAAGAGCGGGTATTTAAGAGTACATCCCGAAAAAAAATATAA
- the rplN gene encoding 50S ribosomal protein L14, which yields MLQLRSMLNVADNSGAKVVQLIGIPKKGNRKIAYLGEVFTGVVKKAAPYGQVKSGEVVRAVIVRTRKEVKRADGSYIRFDENACVILAGNDTQDPKGTRIFGPVAKEIKDAGYNKIASLAEEIY from the coding sequence ATGTTACAACTCAGATCAATGCTCAATGTCGCAGACAACTCAGGAGCAAAAGTAGTTCAGCTTATCGGTATCCCAAAAAAAGGAAATCGGAAAATTGCTTACCTGGGAGAAGTCTTTACCGGTGTTGTGAAAAAAGCAGCTCCGTACGGACAGGTCAAAAGCGGAGAGGTGGTCCGCGCTGTAATTGTACGCACCAGAAAAGAAGTCAAAAGAGCAGACGGAAGTTATATACGGTTTGATGAAAATGCATGTGTAATCCTGGCAGGAAATGATACACAGGATCCTAAAGGTACCCGTATATTCGGACCGGTCGCAAAAGAGATCAAAGATGCAGGATACAACAAGATTGCCAGTTTGGCAGAGGAAATTTATTAA
- the rpsQ gene encoding 30S ribosomal protein S17, giving the protein MNKTFTGTVVSNKMQKTIVVKIERKFRHHLYQKVITRHKNLKAHNDLEGVLVGDMVVIEETRPISKDKRFRVIEKVNTVTK; this is encoded by the coding sequence ATGAATAAAACGTTTACCGGTACAGTCGTTTCAAACAAGATGCAGAAAACGATTGTCGTGAAAATTGAACGAAAGTTCAGACACCATCTGTACCAGAAGGTTATTACACGTCACAAAAACCTGAAAGCTCATAATGATCTTGAAGGAGTGTTAGTCGGAGATATGGTTGTGATTGAAGAAACCCGCCCGATTTCTAAAGATAAACGCTTTAGAGTGATTGAAAAAGTTAATACAGTTACTAAATAA
- the rpmC gene encoding 50S ribosomal protein L29, which produces MKKVTKEYINKTAEELKKEVESLHKEIARLEIERKAKPQKDSNMIFKMKKRLAVVLTLIRQKELGIQS; this is translated from the coding sequence ATGAAAAAAGTAACTAAAGAATACATAAACAAAACCGCTGAAGAGCTGAAAAAAGAAGTCGAATCTTTACATAAAGAGATTGCCCGGCTTGAGATTGAAAGAAAAGCTAAGCCGCAAAAAGATTCAAATATGATTTTCAAAATGAAAAAAAGATTAGCAGTCGTTTTGACACTCATTCGTCAAAAGGAATTAGGAATTCAATCATAA
- the rplP gene encoding 50S ribosomal protein L16 has protein sequence MLSPKRQKYRKQFRGTWRRIATKGDTLNFGSYGLKTLDAGWIKDRQIEAVRVVLARATRKEGKFWIRIFPDKPYTKKPPEVTMGAGKGDVAYFVASVSPGRILFEIDGLSEAETKKVLRNAAAKLTVNTKVVTK, from the coding sequence GTGTTATCACCAAAAAGACAAAAATACAGAAAACAATTCAGAGGAACTTGGAGAAGAATCGCAACCAAAGGAGATACTCTTAATTTTGGTAGTTACGGTTTGAAGACTCTTGATGCCGGATGGATCAAGGATCGTCAGATCGAAGCTGTACGTGTCGTTTTAGCACGAGCCACTAGAAAAGAAGGAAAGTTCTGGATTCGTATTTTTCCTGATAAACCATATACGAAGAAACCGCCGGAGGTCACGATGGGAGCCGGAAAAGGAGATGTCGCATATTTTGTAGCATCTGTTTCGCCCGGGAGAATTCTTTTTGAAATTGACGGTCTGAGTGAAGCGGAAACAAAAAAAGTTCTCAGAAATGCAGCAGCAAAACTGACAGTTAACACAAAAGTTGTGACAAAATAA
- the rpsC gene encoding 30S ribosomal protein S3: MGQKVHPHGLRLGTVYNWSSRWFFSDKKQYRDAILEDSRIREELMKKYSYAGVTDVVIERAIKKITVIIFSVKPGMIIGRGGKGLEDVKKIIVSYLKSYNEDKKKRKETKIELKIEPVKKPYTNAYYVAQTIAEKLVRNLPHRAVVHSTMTRVMETGAKGVKIQLGGRINGAEISRSEKYFQGTIPTSTIRERVEFAKYPALTKSGYVGVKVWICHQS, from the coding sequence ATGGGTCAAAAAGTACATCCACACGGTTTACGATTAGGGACAGTATACAACTGGTCTTCCCGATGGTTCTTTTCCGATAAGAAACAATATCGGGATGCTATTCTTGAAGATTCAAGAATCCGTGAAGAACTGATGAAAAAGTACAGTTATGCCGGTGTCACCGATGTGGTAATCGAGCGGGCGATCAAGAAAATCACCGTTATCATCTTCTCTGTGAAACCGGGTATGATCATCGGACGGGGAGGAAAAGGACTGGAAGACGTAAAAAAGATCATTGTTTCTTATCTGAAATCATACAATGAAGACAAGAAAAAGAGAAAAGAGACAAAAATCGAATTGAAGATTGAACCTGTCAAAAAACCGTATACAAATGCGTACTATGTTGCACAGACGATAGCAGAAAAGCTTGTCCGCAATCTGCCGCATCGTGCTGTCGTACACAGCACTATGACCCGAGTGATGGAAACGGGAGCAAAAGGAGTAAAGATTCAGTTGGGAGGACGTATCAATGGGGCCGAGATTTCACGATCTGAAAAATATTTCCAGGGTACCATTCCGACTTCAACAATCAGAGAACGTGTTGAATTTGCCAAGTACCCGGCTTTGACAAAATCAGGATATGTGGGTGTAAAAGTTTGGATTTGTCACCAAAGTTAA
- the rplB gene encoding 50S ribosomal protein L2, translating into MAKHEIPATQKPEKKLTEILKKHSGRDSSGKISVRHQGKRQKRYYRVIDFKRDKKDVEGTVIRIEYDPNRNADIALVEYKDGERKYILHPANLNIGNKVIASEKAEITVGNALPLSAIPVGIEVHNVELYPGQGGIMIRGAGTFGSVIAKDGHYVHVKLTSGEVRKFSKGCWATVGRVGNIEHKDEEIGKAGRKRLMGIRPTVRGTAQNPRSHPHGGGEGRSGEGMHAKTPWGKKARGVRTRAKKKWSNKLIVQRRK; encoded by the coding sequence ATGGCTAAACACGAAATTCCAGCAACACAGAAACCAGAAAAAAAACTGACTGAGATCCTGAAAAAACATTCAGGGCGGGACTCAAGTGGAAAAATTTCGGTTCGCCATCAAGGTAAACGACAAAAAAGATATTATCGGGTAATCGATTTTAAAAGAGATAAAAAAGATGTCGAAGGTACGGTGATCAGGATTGAATATGATCCGAACAGAAATGCAGATATCGCTTTGGTTGAATACAAAGACGGAGAAAGAAAATATATTCTTCATCCGGCCAATCTAAATATCGGAAACAAAGTGATCGCATCAGAAAAAGCAGAGATCACTGTAGGAAATGCTCTTCCTTTATCAGCTATCCCCGTCGGTATCGAAGTTCACAATGTTGAACTCTATCCCGGACAGGGAGGAATTATGATTCGCGGAGCCGGAACATTCGGTTCAGTGATTGCTAAAGACGGCCATTATGTCCATGTCAAACTGACATCAGGAGAAGTTCGAAAGTTCAGCAAAGGTTGTTGGGCAACAGTCGGACGGGTCGGAAATATCGAACATAAAGATGAAGAAATCGGAAAAGCAGGACGAAAAAGACTGATGGGAATCCGACCGACAGTTCGGGGTACCGCTCAGAATCCGAGATCCCATCCTCACGGAGGCGGAGAAGGACGAAGCGGTGAAGGTATGCATGCAAAGACTCCGTGGGGTAAAAAAGCACGCGGTGTCCGCACACGAGCAAAGAAAAAATGGAGTAATAAATTAATTGTTCAACGCAGAAAGTAA
- the rplW gene encoding 50S ribosomal protein L23 gives MKITNILSRPLVTEKSTQLAQNKVYQFEVNTQANKHQVAQTVEELFKVTVESVRIAIRKGKEKRVGKKMMTKKRADIKIAYVKLSEGSIDLFPQAA, from the coding sequence ATGAAAATAACTAATATTTTAAGCCGACCTCTGGTAACGGAGAAATCCACGCAGCTGGCACAAAATAAAGTGTATCAGTTTGAGGTGAACACACAGGCTAATAAGCATCAGGTTGCGCAGACTGTAGAAGAGTTGTTTAAAGTAACAGTCGAAAGTGTCCGTATTGCAATCCGAAAAGGAAAAGAAAAAAGAGTCGGAAAGAAAATGATGACAAAGAAACGTGCCGATATCAAAATTGCGTACGTCAAGCTGTCGGAAGGATCAATTGATTTATTTCCACAGGCAGCATAA
- the rplD gene encoding 50S ribosomal protein L4 gives MVQTKAKKETTKTAKLEAPVFALDGKSAKTEALPKEIFGQDMNSKLLAQYVRVYQANQRQGNASAKTRADVTGSMQKIYRQKGTGRARHSTAKANLFRGGGATFGPLVRDFSLSMNKKQKKQALFVSLSQKAKEGTIKVLDAESMTKEPKTKTVASALKAMKVTGKVLLVMPKVEKNALVLSTRNIKNADISQATTVNAYEVINHNEVIFVDNAITVLTNHFLKNENN, from the coding sequence ATGGTACAAACTAAAGCAAAAAAAGAAACGACAAAAACAGCAAAACTGGAAGCTCCCGTTTTCGCACTTGACGGAAAGTCAGCAAAAACCGAAGCATTGCCGAAAGAAATTTTCGGACAGGATATGAACAGCAAACTGCTTGCGCAGTATGTCCGGGTGTACCAGGCAAATCAAAGACAGGGAAATGCTTCAGCAAAAACAAGAGCAGATGTGACGGGATCAATGCAGAAAATATACAGACAAAAAGGAACAGGTAGAGCACGTCACAGTACAGCAAAAGCAAATTTGTTCCGCGGAGGAGGAGCAACGTTCGGACCTTTGGTACGAGACTTTTCTCTTTCCATGAATAAAAAACAGAAAAAACAAGCCTTATTCGTTTCTCTGAGTCAAAAAGCAAAAGAAGGAACAATTAAAGTTCTTGATGCAGAGTCAATGACAAAAGAACCGAAAACAAAAACGGTTGCAAGTGCATTGAAGGCGATGAAAGTGACAGGTAAAGTACTTCTTGTTATGCCGAAGGTAGAAAAGAATGCATTAGTCCTTTCTACAAGAAATATAAAAAATGCCGATATCTCACAGGCAACAACAGTCAATGCATATGAAGTCATCAACCACAACGAAGTCATTTTTGTTGATAATGCAATAACGGTGTTAACAAATCATTTTTTGAAAAATGAAAATAACTAA
- the rplC gene encoding 50S ribosomal protein L3, whose translation MAGFILGEKNSQSQMFTPEGVMVPVTVINTSPCFVVGIFTPEQDGYAAIKLGFGTRKNIAKPVEGQLKKAGIKTPLRFLKEIRVDLDKKAVTFVEEEGKKGVQISEQKLFIGDEVKPEVIFTVGDIVDISGTSKGKGFQGVVRRHNFRGGPKTHGQSDRLRAPGSVGSTTTPGRVFKGQRMAGQMGGDRITVQNLQVLAVSENSITVKGLIPGNTGSVVEVKTKDIS comes from the coding sequence ATGGCAGGTTTTATACTCGGAGAGAAAAATTCGCAATCACAAATGTTTACACCTGAAGGTGTTATGGTCCCTGTGACCGTCATCAACACTTCTCCCTGTTTTGTCGTCGGTATTTTTACACCGGAACAAGATGGCTATGCAGCTATCAAACTCGGTTTCGGAACACGAAAAAATATCGCCAAACCAGTAGAAGGACAACTGAAAAAAGCGGGGATCAAAACCCCGCTTCGCTTTTTAAAAGAGATCCGAGTGGATCTTGATAAGAAAGCAGTAACATTCGTAGAAGAAGAAGGGAAAAAAGGAGTCCAGATCAGTGAACAGAAATTGTTTATCGGAGATGAAGTGAAGCCTGAAGTCATTTTTACAGTAGGAGATATCGTAGACATTTCGGGAACCTCTAAAGGAAAAGGATTCCAGGGTGTTGTCCGAAGACATAATTTCCGAGGAGGACCGAAAACTCACGGACAGTCAGACAGACTTCGTGCTCCGGGTTCAGTCGGTTCCACGACAACCCCCGGAAGAGTATTCAAAGGACAGAGAATGGCAGGACAGATGGGCGGAGACCGCATCACAGTCCAAAACCTGCAGGTTCTTGCAGTCAGTGAAAATTCAATAACAGTCAAGGGACTTATTCCCGGCAACACAGGAAGTGTTGTAGAAGTAAAAACAAAAGATATTTCTTAA
- the rpsJ gene encoding 30S ribosomal protein S10, whose translation MPKGRIRIRLKSYDHRLIDETCQKLVDTAIKTGASIIGPIPLPTKKEVYVVNKSPFTDKDAREHFGLKIHKRLLDIVNPTNQTIDSLMHLELPAGVEVAVKM comes from the coding sequence ATGCCTAAAGGAAGAATAAGAATACGGCTTAAGTCATACGATCATCGTCTGATCGATGAGACTTGTCAGAAGCTGGTTGATACAGCCATAAAGACAGGTGCTTCCATCATAGGACCTATTCCTTTGCCTACAAAAAAGGAAGTGTATGTGGTGAACAAATCGCCATTTACCGACAAGGATGCAAGAGAACACTTTGGGCTTAAAATCCACAAACGTCTTCTTGACATCGTCAATCCTACGAATCAGACTATTGATTCTTTGATGCATCTTGAACTCCCGGCCGGAGTTGAGGTTGCCGTCAAGATGTAA